From Pongo pygmaeus isolate AG05252 chromosome 1, NHGRI_mPonPyg2-v2.0_pri, whole genome shotgun sequence, one genomic window encodes:
- the LOC129030008 gene encoding large ribosomal subunit protein eL42-like — MANISKTHRTSCKKCGRHQSHKVMQCKKGKDSLYAQEKWYYDRKRSGYGGQTKLIFQKKAKTTKKIVLRLECVQPNCRSKRILATKRCKHFEL, encoded by the coding sequence ATGGCGAACATTTCTAAGACCCACCGGACTTCCTGTAAAAAGTGTGGCAGGCACCAATCTCACAAAGTAATGCAGTGCAAGAAGGGCAAGGATTCTCTGTATGCCCAGGAAAAGTGGTATTATGACAGGAAGCGGAGTGGCTATGGTGGGCAGACTAAGCTGATTTTCCAGAAAAAGgctaaaactacaaagaagattgTGCTAAGGCTTGAGTGTGTTCAGCCCAACTGCAGATCTAAGAGAATACTGGCTACTAAAAGATGCAAACATTTTGAACTATGA